GAACCACGATGCCTTCTACCTGGCGGGCGTCGAGTTCTGCGGTCACGTACATGCCGGGCAGGAGCTTCTTGGCCTTGTTGTCGAACGTAATTTCAACCGGGAAGAAGTGGGTTGTCGGGTTTGCTGCGAGCGGAATCAGAGTCACCTTACCCGTGAACGTTTCGTCGGCGACAGTGACTTTGGCAGATGCTCCCTTCTTGAAGAATCCGATGTCCTTGCTGGTGATGTTCAACTTCAAGATAACCTTGTTGAGCTTGGCAATGGTTGCAAACTGAGCGCCCTGTCCCGGAGTCTGGCCAACCTTGAACTTGATTTCGGTCACCACGCCTGCTTCAGGAGCAAGAATCAAGGTAGCGCGGCGGGCGGTTTCAAGTCCCATCTTTGCGACCTTGAGTTGCATTTCCTGACTATCCATGTCCTGCTGGCTAATGCCGCCCTTGGCATGGAGTTCACGCATGCGTTCTGTTGCTTTTTCAAGAACGGCAATCTTTTCTTGTGCTTCCTGGTACTGGGTGTTGTCGCCTGTAAAGAGGTATTCGGCAATCACCTGATCTTTTTGCACCGTGGATCCCACCTGCACGTTGATCTTTGCAATCGGGTCGCCCATCTTGCAGATGGCGCTGTTCTGGTTGATACCTTCGATTGTACCGCTGAACTTACGCACGTCGGTAAGTTTCGAGGTGGCAGCCTTGACTACGCGGGCGGGCTTGCCTTTTTCTTTCTGGATTTCTTCGATAGTCGATGCCTTCTTTTCGGCATTTTCTTCTTTCTTGTCGCAGGCGACAAGCATCAGCGATGCGACAGCGATTGTCAGGAGGGTTTTAACTGTCTTGTTCATTTCTTTCCTCGTCTCTCTTATTAATATTCACCGGTGGCCTGAAGGAGGGCGTTGTAAGCCTGGTTCCAATTCACGATAGCTTGCATGTAGCCGATCTTCGCTGTACGAAGGTCGTTTTCTGCAGTGAGAAGGTTCAGCTGGGTTTCTCTTCCGAGCTTGTAGCTGTCGTTTGTCAGGTCATAATTCTTTTGAGCCAGATCGATTTGGCGCTTGGCAATTTCAAGTTGGGAATTTGCATCTTCGAGCGTGTTGGCGCAAGATTCAATCTGCATGCGGAAGCCGCGTTCGGCGGTTTCTTTCTTGATTTGGGTGCTACGCAAGTCGGATTTTGCTTGAACGACCGCTTCCTTGGTTTTCATGCCATTGAAGAGGTTCAGCTTGAGGTTCAAGGCGATGTACTTGCTGATGTTTTCGTCCCAATCCGGGGCGTCCCACTGGTAAAAGTGGTTCTTGTTGTTGCTGTACTTGAGGCCTCCCACGAGTACGACCGTCGGCTTGTAGCCACCTTCTTCGATAGAAACGTTCTTCTGGAGCATTTCTTCGCTTGCTTCGAGCATCACCAGTTCCTTGCGGCGTTTTTTTACGTTGGCCATGGTGGTATCGGGGTAGGTGTAGCCCTGCAATGGATCACGGAGGTCCCCCTGGAACTTGACTTCGGAATCCCATTCAAGGCCCATGGTGTTAAGCAGGGCATTGCGGGCAAGCACGCGCTTCTTTTCGGTGCTGTTGATTTGGGAGGTCAGTTGGTCCATTTTGAGCTGTATGCGGATCAAGTCGAGTTCGGTCAGCATGCCGCTCTTGAGGCCCTGTTCCACGAAATTCAGGTTTTCCTGAAGCATGTCCTTGGACTGGTACAGGATAGCGATCGATGAATCCAGGAAAATGAGCTGGTCAAAGGCGTTTTCCACGTCGTAGCGGACGTTTGCCTTGGTGTTTTCAAGGTTGACTTCCTTGACGTGCTTGTAGGCCTTGGCAATTTCGATACCGGTACCCACCTTACCCTGGGCGTAAAGGATCTGGGTGGCGGTAAGGCCCACGCTGGACTGCCAGCGATAACCTTGCTGGGACATGCCGTAAATCAGGCCGTCAATGGCGCCTGCGTTCACGTAGTCGTAGGCAGAAGGCTCAGAGCCGTCATTCAACTGAGACTGGGTCTGGTTCAGCGTGTTGAATATGGGCTTTTTGTTGTTTACATCGTCCAAACCGAAAATACGGGTGACGGTGGCATCAAGATCGATTGAAGGTAATGCGTTGCCGTAACCGGCATCAACCTGGGAATTTGCCGAAATGACTTCTTCTTCGGCAGTTTTGACGTCCGAGGACTTTTCAAGGGCGATTTTGACGGCTTCCTCGCGCGTGTAAGTCGTGGCCCAAACCATCTGGGGGACCGCAATGCACAGCGCCATAGCCGATAATGCTGCTAATTGCCTTGACATTCCATCTCCTATATACATTTTGCGGTGCAAATGTAAAAAATTGTTGTTCCATATATAAGGGCTCAAACGCGAATTTAGGGATGAAATGACCAATTTTAGGGATGAAAAACAGCCCGCCGGAGGGGCGGGCTGTAATAGTGAACTTTTGTGTAGTTTTGATTACATCAGGCCGGGGATTTTCATGCCGCCGGTAATGCCGCTGATGCTTTCCTGGGTAGCGTCGTCTTTTTTCTTGACGGCTGCGTTAATGGCTGCCATGAGCAGGTCTTCGAGGGCTTCCACGTCGTCTTTGTCGACTGCATCGGGGTTGATCTTGATCATGGTCAGGACTCCCTTACCGTTCATGGCGACTTTTACCATTCCGCCACCGGCTTCGGCTTCAAAACTCTGTGCCTTAAGGTCGCTTTGTGCTTTCATCATCTTGCTCTGCATCTTCTGGAGATCGCGAAGCATTTTGCTCATGTCCATAGTGTTTTCCTCGTTAAATGTTTTTAGGGTAATATAGAAAACTATTCGTCACTTTCCGTGGTGTCGCAACCTTCGGCTTGCTGGGGGGCTGCCACGGGGCGAGTGCTCTTGATGCTGTAAATCAGTTCGGCGGCGAAAAGTTCCTTGAGCTTTCGAAGCCCGGGTTCTTTTTCCATGTCCAGCTCGAATGGCGTCATTTGAGCCTGCTTGCGAATCTGGAGCTCCGATTCGTTGAAGGCTCTGGTCTTGAGGGTCAAATCCACCTGCGTCTGGAGCATTTCTTCGAGCATTTGCTTGATGCGCTCCATGTATTCGGGATGGTCTTCCATTTGTTTTACGCCCCAGGCGTCGCTTGCGTTGTCGCCCAAGTAGGTGAGCGCGATGGGGAAGGGGGTTGCCTTCAAGTCGCCTGTTTCGAGCACGGTGTCGTTCAGGGCCACCGAGAACGCGAAATCGCCGGAATCGGCAATGCGTGTCTTGATAGAACCCCAGGCGGCAGAAATCTCGTAACGGCTGTAAACGTCGCCATTGTATCCGCTGGCAATACCGTTTTGGAGGGCTGCGAAGGGATTTTCGTCCTGTTGCTGTAACGCCTTGGCTTCTTCCTCGGCTTCCAGCATGTTTTGGACATCAGTTACTTTTTTTTTTAACGCCTCGTCGGAGGCGCTTTTCGGGTCGTTGATGGCGGCAAGCGCACGCCTCAAGTCCGTAAGCCTGTCAAGCCATGCCATGCGGGCAAATGTGGTTTCTACCAGCAGGCGCGGGTTTGTGCTGTAACGGAGCGTTCCCTGCAAGTCAATCAAAAGCTTGCTGATGCGCAGAATATCGCCGTTCTTGAGTTCGGGCACCACGCTCTTGTACTTGGTGAACATTTCTTCGGAAATGTTCAATGCGTCGGGCGTAAAGGCGTCGAGGCGGGCGTAAAGCAGGTTGCGCAGGAACTTGCCGAATCCGTCAAGCAAGGGCGTGAATTCGATGCCGCGCTTACAGGCATCGTCCACCATTTTAAAGCAACCCTTGAGGTCGTGGCTTTCGATAGACGAAATCAGCGAGAAAAAGAGTTCTACAGGCGGAATGCCGAGGACGCCACGGACGGCGTCGGCGTTCATTTCGTTGCCGGTAAAGGCGTAAGCCTGATCGAAGTAGGTGAGGCCATCGCGCATGGAACCGTCGGCTTTTTCGGCGAAAATGTCGAGGGCTTCGTCGGTCGCGTTGATGCCTTCCTGTTCGCAAATGTAACGCAGGCGGCTGCGGATCTGTTCAATCGACAAGCGCTTGAAATCGAAACGCTGCACGCGGCTGAGAATGGTCTGCGGAACCTTGTTGACTTCGGTCGTCGCGAAGATGAAAATCACGTGTTCAGGCGGTTCTTCGAGCGTCTTGAGGAGCGCATTGAAGGCGCCCGTCGAAAGCATGTGGACTTCGTCGATAATGAAAATCTTGTATTTGCCGATGACTGGCGGGTACTGCACGCGTTCAATCACGTCGCGGATGTTGTCGACGCCGGTATTGGAAGCGGCATCTATTTCGAACACGTCCATCGGGTTCCCGCCGGCAATGTCCTTACAACTTTCGCATTCTCCACAGGGGTGCAACGGATCTCCGCCTTTGCAGTTCAGCGTGCGGGCGAGGATACGGGCACTGGTGGTCTTACCGACACCGCGGGTTCCGGTAAACAGGAATGCATGGTGCAAGCGACCTCCTTCAATTGCGTTTTGAAGAGTCTTTGCGATATGTTCCTGACCGACCATGTCGGAAAAAGATTGCGGACGCCACTTTCGGGCCATTGCTACGTATGCCATGTGCGGGAATATAGTAAAAGGCGAGAGCAGCGGCAAAATAACTTGTTATTTTGACATTGCCGAGCCGTACTATATGCGTTCTGAAAGAACGCCATATAGTAAAAAAGTGTGAGATGTGTAATGACTGATGTGAATTGGCCAATTCCACATTCCTCATTTCACATTTCACATTCAACATTTTTTGTATTATTTGTCCGAGATAACTAGCGAGGTTTACGATGAATCCTAATTTGGCTCTTTTGATTCTTTCTTGGCAGGTGGCTTGCCTTTTCCATGAAAACGAAACCGACAAACTCTTGGAAGGCTCCACTTCGGCAACAGAAGCCGAAAGCGATACGCTCGATGCGATTCATGACGAACTGACCCCGGATGTTTCGTGGGACGATTTCAACAATACCTACGCCAAGTTCAAGTCCGCCAAGGACCGCGCCGCTGCCTGTATTGAAGCCCTGAAGAATGAACCGGGTGAATTCAAGTGCAAGGTGCTGGAATCGATGCTCCGTGTAGCGAACGCCTCTAAGGAAGACGACAACGAAAGCAACGTTAGCCCCGAAGAAATGGACTTTATCCAGCAGATTCGCGAAGCACTGGAATAGCGATGAGTTCGTGCCTTACGGCACTTTGGACGATATAAAAAAGCCCCTTTGCGGGGGCCTTTTTTGTTTACGGTTAACGCATACGCTTCGCGTATGCCGGAGGCAATCAAAGATTGCCGACCTATCTCAGTATAATATCACCGTTTGCGACGAGCTTGTCACGCAGCTTGTTGTGGGCCTTGTTGACTTCGTCGTCGGTAAGGGTGCGGTCCATGGCCTGATAGGTGAGGCTGTAGACCAGGTTCTTCTTGCCGGCTTCGATTTTGTCGCCTTCGTAGATACTCTTGAGCGTAATCTTCGCGAGGTTCTTCGGGTTCAGGCCCTTGATGCGTGCGAGAATCTGCTCGTGAGTCATGGTCTTGTCGACTTCGATAGAAATGTCACGGCTAGACGGTACCTGGCGGCTGAACGGTTCGAACACGATCTTCTTGTGGGTGGCGTGTTCCATCTTGTCCATGTCTAGTTCCATCACGTAGGTGGTGTAGCCGATATCGAAGGCGGCCATGGCGGTCGGGTGGAGTTCGCCCATGGTGCCAAGCACCACGCCGTCGGCGAGGACTTCGACCTGCTTGCCCGGGTGCAGGAAGAGTTCTGCCTTAGCCGGAACGCGGAATTCCACCACGAGGCCCACGCGCTTGAGGAAGCTCTGCACCAGGCCCTTGAAGGCGGCAAAGTCAATCTGGGCGGGCTTGTCGTTGAGCGGGTTCACGTCGAAGGCACCTGCAACGGCGAGGGCAACGAGGTTCGATTCGTCGAAGCCCGGATCGCGCACGTCCTTGCGGTCGCGCTTGAACTGGCCCTTGGCGACTTCGAACAGACGAACGGAACCGGGGCGGTTCTTTTCGTTTTCGGCAACGCTCTTGAGAAGGTTCGGAAGGAGACTGGTCGGAACCACGCCGAGTTCGTCGGAAAGCGGGTTCAGCAGAGCTGCGGGCTTGCTGCGGCGGTCGTCATTTTCGGCGCCGAACAGAGCTTCGGTGCGGGCCTTGCTGGTAAAGCGAAGGCTCAAGCATTCATGCAGGCCCATTGCAGACAAGGTCTTGCGGATCTTGCGGTTCAGGACTTCGATTGGCGGCAGTTCGTTCGGCTGCATCTTGAAGCTCGGCAGCGTGTACGGGATGTTGTCGAAACCGATGAGTCGGGCGACTTCTTCGATGAGGTCCACTTCGCGTTCGAGGTCGGGGCGGTAGCCCGGAATCTTGAAGGTGATGGATTCGGCATCCTTCTTCACGACTTCGAGGGCGATACCCGTGAGGTACTTTTCGATGTCAGCTGCGGCAATCTTCATGCCGATGACCTTTTCGGCGCGGGCAGTGCGGAGCGTGACTTCGTTCAAATTTTTCTTGTGGTCGTCGCCGGTGTATTCGACGGTGCCCTTGAGAATGCGGCCACCCGCGACTTCCTGAATCATGGCGCAGGCGTAGCGGCTGTATTCGTCCTGGGTAGTAAAGTCAATTTCGCGTTCGAAGCGGTAGCTGGAATCCGTCGAGATGCAGAGGCGCTTGGCCTGCTTGCGGACGATGGTCGGGTTGAACCAGGCGCTTTCGAGGAACACGTTCTTGGTGGTGTCAACAATTTCGGATTCAACGCCGCCCATCACGCCGGCTACGCAAGCTGGACGGTCGCCATCGCAGATGACGAGGTCGTTTTCAACGAGTTCATGGGCGGTGTGGTCGATGGTCTCGATCTTTTCGCCCTTCACGGCGCGGCGGACCTTAATTTTGTTGCCGTGCAGCTGGTCCATGTCGAAGCTGTGGAGCGGCTGGCCCACGTCCATCAGAATGAAGTTCGTGATGTCGACGACGTTGTTGATGCTGTTCATGCCCACGGCATGCAAGAGCTTGGCGAGCCAAGCCGGAGACTTTTCAACCTTCACGTCCTTGATGACGCGGCCCACATAGCGGGAGCAGCCGCAACCGGGAACCACTTCGAGGCTGATGGCAGAGCTGGCAGCTTCGGAATCTTCCTTGAGTTCGTAGGCGAGCGGCTTGAGCGGGCGGTTGAACTTGGCGGCGAGTTCGCGGGCCACGCCACGGTGGCTGAGGGCGTCCGGGCGGTTCGGGGTCACGTTCAGTTCAAAGCAGACGTCGTAGAGGCCGAGGCTTACGAACGGGGTGCCAGCGGGAATAGAGTCGTCGAGAACCATGATGCCGGCGTGGTCGTCGCTGAGGCCGATTTCGTCTTCGGCGCAAATCATGCCGAAGCTTTCGACGCCGCGGATCTTGGATTTCTTCATCTTGAGGGTGCCGCCATCGGGGAGCGGAAGTTCTGCACCGATCGGGGCGAGTACCACGGTCTGGCCGGCGGCCACGTTCGGGGCGCCGCAAACCACTTGAATGACTTCCTTGCCGTCGTTCACCGTCGTGATGTGCAGGTGGTCGCTGTCCGGGTGGGCTTCGCAGGTGAGTACCTTTGCCACAACGAGCTTTTCATAAACCTTGCCCGGTTCTTCCATGCCTTCGACTTCGAGGCCTACAGCGGTGAGTGCCTTTGCAACTTCTTCCGCAGATTCCGGAAGATCAACGTGACGTCTGAGCCAATTCAAAGAAACTTTCATC
Above is a genomic segment from Fibrobacter sp. UWB5 containing:
- a CDS encoding efflux RND transporter periplasmic adaptor subunit — protein: MNKTVKTLLTIAVASLMLVACDKKEENAEKKASTIEEIQKEKGKPARVVKAATSKLTDVRKFSGTIEGINQNSAICKMGDPIAKINVQVGSTVQKDQVIAEYLFTGDNTQYQEAQEKIAVLEKATERMRELHAKGGISQQDMDSQEMQLKVAKMGLETARRATLILAPEAGVVTEIKFKVGQTPGQGAQFATIAKLNKVILKLNITSKDIGFFKKGASAKVTVADETFTGKVTLIPLAANPTTHFFPVEITFDNKAKKLLPGMYVTAELDARQVEGIVVPAEAIVYRNGINVIWTVDAEGKALRKIVKLGVQTKNEVQITEGLEGGETVIVEGQSKMNDGDKVLIVE
- the dnaX gene encoding DNA polymerase III subunit gamma/tau; this translates as MAYVAMARKWRPQSFSDMVGQEHIAKTLQNAIEGGRLHHAFLFTGTRGVGKTTSARILARTLNCKGGDPLHPCGECESCKDIAGGNPMDVFEIDAASNTGVDNIRDVIERVQYPPVIGKYKIFIIDEVHMLSTGAFNALLKTLEEPPEHVIFIFATTEVNKVPQTILSRVQRFDFKRLSIEQIRSRLRYICEQEGINATDEALDIFAEKADGSMRDGLTYFDQAYAFTGNEMNADAVRGVLGIPPVELFFSLISSIESHDLKGCFKMVDDACKRGIEFTPLLDGFGKFLRNLLYARLDAFTPDALNISEEMFTKYKSVVPELKNGDILRISKLLIDLQGTLRYSTNPRLLVETTFARMAWLDRLTDLRRALAAINDPKSASDEALKKKVTDVQNMLEAEEEAKALQQQDENPFAALQNGIASGYNGDVYSRYEISAAWGSIKTRIADSGDFAFSVALNDTVLETGDLKATPFPIALTYLGDNASDAWGVKQMEDHPEYMERIKQMLEEMLQTQVDLTLKTRAFNESELQIRKQAQMTPFELDMEKEPGLRKLKELFAAELIYSIKSTRPVAAPQQAEGCDTTESDE
- the pheT gene encoding phenylalanine--tRNA ligase subunit beta, whose product is MKVSLNWLRRHVDLPESAEEVAKALTAVGLEVEGMEEPGKVYEKLVVAKVLTCEAHPDSDHLHITTVNDGKEVIQVVCGAPNVAAGQTVVLAPIGAELPLPDGGTLKMKKSKIRGVESFGMICAEDEIGLSDDHAGIMVLDDSIPAGTPFVSLGLYDVCFELNVTPNRPDALSHRGVARELAAKFNRPLKPLAYELKEDSEAASSAISLEVVPGCGCSRYVGRVIKDVKVEKSPAWLAKLLHAVGMNSINNVVDITNFILMDVGQPLHSFDMDQLHGNKIKVRRAVKGEKIETIDHTAHELVENDLVICDGDRPACVAGVMGGVESEIVDTTKNVFLESAWFNPTIVRKQAKRLCISTDSSYRFEREIDFTTQDEYSRYACAMIQEVAGGRILKGTVEYTGDDHKKNLNEVTLRTARAEKVIGMKIAAADIEKYLTGIALEVVKKDAESITFKIPGYRPDLEREVDLIEEVARLIGFDNIPYTLPSFKMQPNELPPIEVLNRKIRKTLSAMGLHECLSLRFTSKARTEALFGAENDDRRSKPAALLNPLSDELGVVPTSLLPNLLKSVAENEKNRPGSVRLFEVAKGQFKRDRKDVRDPGFDESNLVALAVAGAFDVNPLNDKPAQIDFAAFKGLVQSFLKRVGLVVEFRVPAKAELFLHPGKQVEVLADGVVLGTMGELHPTAMAAFDIGYTTYVMELDMDKMEHATHKKIVFEPFSRQVPSSRDISIEVDKTMTHEQILARIKGLNPKNLAKITLKSIYEGDKIEAGKKNLVYSLTYQAMDRTLTDDEVNKAHNKLRDKLVANGDIILR
- a CDS encoding TolC family protein → MSRQLAALSAMALCIAVPQMVWATTYTREEAVKIALEKSSDVKTAEEEVISANSQVDAGYGNALPSIDLDATVTRIFGLDDVNNKKPIFNTLNQTQSQLNDGSEPSAYDYVNAGAIDGLIYGMSQQGYRWQSSVGLTATQILYAQGKVGTGIEIAKAYKHVKEVNLENTKANVRYDVENAFDQLIFLDSSIAILYQSKDMLQENLNFVEQGLKSGMLTELDLIRIQLKMDQLTSQINSTEKKRVLARNALLNTMGLEWDSEVKFQGDLRDPLQGYTYPDTTMANVKKRRKELVMLEASEEMLQKNVSIEEGGYKPTVVLVGGLKYSNNKNHFYQWDAPDWDENISKYIALNLKLNLFNGMKTKEAVVQAKSDLRSTQIKKETAERGFRMQIESCANTLEDANSQLEIAKRQIDLAQKNYDLTNDSYKLGRETQLNLLTAENDLRTAKIGYMQAIVNWNQAYNALLQATGEY
- a CDS encoding YbaB/EbfC family nucleoid-associated protein produces the protein MDMSKMLRDLQKMQSKMMKAQSDLKAQSFEAEAGGGMVKVAMNGKGVLTMIKINPDAVDKDDVEALEDLLMAAINAAVKKKDDATQESISGITGGMKIPGLM